The Deinococcus hopiensis KR-140 sequence TACGCACCCACGGTCAACGCCCCCGAGGACAGCAAAGTCACGGTCCTGATTGGCCCCTTCTCTGGCGACGCGGTCACGCGGGCCGAGGGGCGGCTGGACGCAGGCGGCTTCGATCACTTCCGGGTGCGGTGACGCGGGTGACGGCCATCCCCACCGCCACCATCAGCCGCCTCGTCACGTACCTGCGCATTCTGGAAGGTCTGGAGACGCAGGAGGTGGGGCGCACGAGCAGCAGTGACCTGGCCGAACGCGCCGGCGTCACGGCCTTTCAGGTGCGCAAGGACCTGGCGTACTTCGGCCGCTTTGGGACGCGGGGCATGGGCTACCTCGTGCCGGTCCTCAAGCGGGAGCTGATGCGGGTCTTGGGCCTCAACCGCACCTGGAACGTGGTAATTGTGGGTGTGGGGCGGCTGGGGCAGGCCATCGCCAATTACCCAGCCGCCGGGGACTACCAGTTCCAATACGTGGGCCTGTTTGACGTGAGCCCGGAGCTCATCGGCCACACTGTGCGGCATCTGACCGTGCAACATGTCGAGACGCTGGGCCAGTTTGTACAGACCACCCCGGTCGACATGGGATTTTTGGCGGTCCCCCCCGAACGGGCGCAGGACGCCGCCCAAACGCTCGTTGAGGCGGGCATACGCGGTATCCTGAACTTCGCCCCCACGGTCATTCAACCGCGCACCGCTGACCGGGGCGATGTGGCCGATCCAGGCGATGAGTGGCGCGGCGTCACCATTGAGAACGTCGATTTTTTGGCTGGCATGAAGCGGCTGGCCTTTTACACCCTCAATCCCCATCTCAAATCCGCCGATCTGGAGGAACAAGAATGAAGAAACTCGGTCTGTTTGCCCTGCCCCTGTTGGTTGCCGGATGTGGCTTAAGTGGAACGGACGCACCTACACGTCCCTATACCATTACTATCGAGCCGTTGGGATATAGAGTGACCGGCACTACCGCCAGAATTATTACCATTACAAGCGCCACAATCAACCTCTATAGTGCTGCAGGTGCACCAGACGTCAGCTCCATCGATTACACAGCAATTATTTTGAATTCCAAAGGAGATAGGGCTGCTCTTGACAATTCTGTCATCGTGCCAGCTACTGGAACACTTCTGGGACGAGCGAGAGGGGGATATGTGTGTACAAACACCAGTCTCCCGTCTGCATCCTGCTCTATGTCAAGGCCTGACGCCATTATGACGAATACAGGACCGCTTCAATGGATCGAGAACAGCATCACAAAATTTGTCATGCCCTTTGAATGGGCAGTTGCTCATGATTCTGCCTTTTCTGGAGTCAACGTTCCAGGAGAGGACCCTGCAGGTTGGTATGCTCAATTTACTTTTACTGCCAATCAAACCAACGGCAGGACAGTGACCTGGAAACAGAACTACCAAATTGTCTCTCCTGCAGGTAGCTAAATTCCGTCTTTAAAATAGAGAACGAGGGCAGCCATGAGACGCTGCCCTCGTTCTCTTCACTTACGCTGTTCAGAACTTAATGGTGTACTCCGCGAACCCGTCCTCACGTGTCCGCAGCAGCGCCACGCCTGAGGGAAGGTTCTTCTGTGCATTGGGACTGCTGACATACAGCAGGGTCGCGCCGGGAATGGGCGTCAGCTTCCAGTTGTTGTCGGCGGTGGGGTTGACCGTCTTTTGCTCCTGGAAGTACTTCACCAGAGCCTCGCGGGTTTCGTCGGGGGCCTGGAGGATGATGTTCTTGCCGGTGAGGCCGGGGAACGAGCCGCCGCCCGAGGCGCGGTAGTTGTTGGTGGCGACGACGAACTGGGCGTTGGGATCGATGGGCTTGCCCCCGAACATCAGGTTCTTGATGCGGTGCGCACCCTCGCTCGCCACCTCGCCCTTGCTGTTGTACCGCGAGGGCTGGGTCACATCGATCTCGTAGGTCACGCCGTCGAGAATGTCGAAGTTGTAGGTGGGAAAGCTTTCGTCCACCAGGGCCTGCGGCTCAGCCTTGCTGGGGTCAATCTGCTTGAACTGCCCTGCCGCACGCTCCAGCCACTCCTGCACCTGCGCGCCCGTTACGAGCACCGCCTGCACCGTGTTGGGGTACACGTAGAGATCCGCCACGTTCTTGATGGCGAGGGTGCCGGTGGGAATGTCAGTGTAGTAACTCGCCCCGGCGCGGCCACCGGCTTTGAAGGGAGCTGCCGCCGAGAGCACGGGCAGGTCCTTATACTGGGTGCCCGCGAGCGCCGCCTTCACGTAAGCGGTCTGCGCGTTGCTGACGAGTTGCACGCTGGGATCGTCCTGCACGAGCGCCCAGTAGGAGGTGATGGGAGCCGTAAGGTCCGCCACCTTGCCGCGCACGTAGGCCAGGGTGCCCTCATGGAACTTCTTGACCGCCGCTGCAATGCGGGGATCGGGCGTCACAAGGCTCTTTTTGGCCGTTTTGTCCCAGATGGGCCGGATGGCACCCGTACCCTCTAGAATGGTCCACTTCTGGGTCTTGCGGTCATAGTTCAGCTTCAGGTCCACGACGCCGAGGTCGTTGCCCCAGAAGCCGGCCATGACGGTGGGCTTGCCGTTGATGGTGCCCTTGGTGAGGTCTGCACCGGGAATGCTCTTGTACACCGGCCCAGGAAACTCCTGGTGGCTGTGGCCGCTGAGCACCACGTCGATGCCTTCCACCTTGGTCAGCTCGGTGGCCACGTTCTCCTGGCCGGGCTGGTAGTCCGCATTGATACCGCTGTGGGCCACCGCCACGATAATGTCCGCGCCCTGGGCCTTCATCTGGGGCACGTACTTCCTGGCCGCCTCTACGATGTCGGTGGTCACGATCTTGCCGTCGAGGTTGGCCTTGTCCCAGTTCACGATCTGCGGGGGCAGGAAGCCGATCACACCCACGTTGATCACGTAGGGGCGGCCCTCGGTGTCGTACACGATCTTGCGCTGAATCAGGTAGGGGCTAAAGGCGTTCTCCCCCGCCTGGCCCTTGCCGTCATCCTTGTAGGTGTTCGCACTGACGTAGGGCATGGGCGCGGCGGCGATCACCTGCTGCAAGAAGGGCAGGCCGTAGTTGAACTCGTGGTTACCGAGGTTGCCCGCGTCATAACGCAGCACACGCATGGCGGCGTGCATGGGGTGAAGCTGGCCGTCTCCCAGGGGCTGCACCCGCGCCACAAAGTCGCCCAGCGGGTTGCCCTGAATCAGGTCCCCGTTGTCGTACAGCAAGGTGTTGCGCTTTTCGTCACGCGCCTGCTTTACGAGGGTGGCGGTGTACTCCAGCCCGAACTCGCCCGTGGGCTTGTCCTGGTAGTAGTCGTAGCCGAGCGCACTGGTGTGCAGGTCGGTGGTTTCGAGAATCCGCAGATCGACGGTCTGGGCTGAGGCCGCTCCCAGCGCCAGCGTCGCCATCAAGGCTAAGTGTTTACGCACGTCCCACAGAATACCGCCCCACATCAAGGCTGTGTAGACAGAAAGGAGCCTGCGAGGTGGGCCGGGCCAAGCCCACGGGCACCGCCGGGCGCTCGCCCCCCAGACCGCGCACGTAAATCTGCGTCTGCCGTGCCCTGCCGCGCCCCACATTTGCTACGCGGCAGGGCTACAGGCTGGCCGACAGCCGGGCGAACAGCGGAGGCACGGGCGGGGCCTGTCCCCCATTCACCCAGCCGAAGCGCCCGTCCCGCAGCGCTGCGCCCACTCCCACACCCATTCCGGCGGGGAAGCGGGACGTCAGGTCCGGTGGAGAGGTCACGTCCATCCCACCGGGAAGCGCAGCGAGCGAGCGCTCCACCTCACGCGCGTGGCCAAAATGCAGGAGGTGAAGCTCTCCCCCATCCTGCCAGGCGAAGCGGGCCGTGATGTGCCCCAGGGCCTCCAGGGAACCAGGAGCCGAAACATGCCGCACACCCAGGCCGGGACGCAGGCGCAGCGTGACTTCCAGGGCCTCGCCCATCAGCCCGAAGCTGCCCACGAAGGGCCGCGTCAGGTCGTAGCCCTGCACGTTCTTCACGGTGCGTCCGCCCGCCCGCACCACCCGGCCCGAGGGCGCGCGGAACGTCACGCCCAACACCTCTGCCCCGAAGAAGAAGGTCTGCCCAAAGCCCCCACGTGAGACGAGGCCCCCCACGCCCCCCGGCAACTCCACCGG is a genomic window containing:
- a CDS encoding redox-sensing transcriptional repressor Rex — translated: MTAIPTATISRLVTYLRILEGLETQEVGRTSSSDLAERAGVTAFQVRKDLAYFGRFGTRGMGYLVPVLKRELMRVLGLNRTWNVVIVGVGRLGQAIANYPAAGDYQFQYVGLFDVSPELIGHTVRHLTVQHVETLGQFVQTTPVDMGFLAVPPERAQDAAQTLVEAGIRGILNFAPTVIQPRTADRGDVADPGDEWRGVTIENVDFLAGMKRLAFYTLNPHLKSADLEEQE
- a CDS encoding DUF5639 domain-containing protein; its protein translation is MPILDLSPGDQTIIVTGDTPVLEVYAALPPGLFPPFPPVELPGGVGGLVSRGGFGQTFFFGAEVLGVTFRAPSGRVVRAGGRTVKNVQGYDLTRPFVGSFGLMGEALEVTLRLRPGLGVRHVSAPGSLEALGHITARFAWQDGGELHLLHFGHAREVERSLAALPGGMDVTSPPDLTSRFPAGMGVGVGAALRDGRFGWVNGGQAPPVPPLFARLSASL
- the cpdB gene encoding 2',3'-cyclic-nucleotide 2'-phosphodiesterase — encoded protein: MWGGILWDVRKHLALMATLALGAASAQTVDLRILETTDLHTSALGYDYYQDKPTGEFGLEYTATLVKQARDEKRNTLLYDNGDLIQGNPLGDFVARVQPLGDGQLHPMHAAMRVLRYDAGNLGNHEFNYGLPFLQQVIAAAPMPYVSANTYKDDGKGQAGENAFSPYLIQRKIVYDTEGRPYVINVGVIGFLPPQIVNWDKANLDGKIVTTDIVEAARKYVPQMKAQGADIIVAVAHSGINADYQPGQENVATELTKVEGIDVVLSGHSHQEFPGPVYKSIPGADLTKGTINGKPTVMAGFWGNDLGVVDLKLNYDRKTQKWTILEGTGAIRPIWDKTAKKSLVTPDPRIAAAVKKFHEGTLAYVRGKVADLTAPITSYWALVQDDPSVQLVSNAQTAYVKAALAGTQYKDLPVLSAAAPFKAGGRAGASYYTDIPTGTLAIKNVADLYVYPNTVQAVLVTGAQVQEWLERAAGQFKQIDPSKAEPQALVDESFPTYNFDILDGVTYEIDVTQPSRYNSKGEVASEGAHRIKNLMFGGKPIDPNAQFVVATNNYRASGGGSFPGLTGKNIILQAPDETREALVKYFQEQKTVNPTADNNWKLTPIPGATLLYVSSPNAQKNLPSGVALLRTREDGFAEYTIKF